Proteins encoded in a region of the Mesotoga sp. BH458_6_3_2_1 genome:
- the ruvA gene encoding Holliday junction branch migration protein RuvA encodes MLEGIEGRVKEIRESEVVVQVGGLFFRLNCTPNTIGKLTGEKEFYFLTFMAYSQDRPPELYGFIDNEEKELFNILLKASKIGPKSAMKILSSASPSRIKHIISSKNVAELSSLPGIGKKTAERMIVEIASLIETSEIESGDEVPAVQRSQGEEAMVALTSLGFDENQARKVVVKILKENKEIDTQELLKRALKEIRK; translated from the coding sequence GTGCTGGAAGGCATTGAGGGACGGGTAAAGGAGATAAGGGAATCTGAAGTCGTAGTGCAGGTGGGGGGTCTGTTTTTCAGACTTAACTGCACTCCGAATACTATCGGGAAGCTTACAGGAGAGAAGGAGTTCTACTTTCTAACATTCATGGCCTACTCACAGGACAGACCGCCAGAACTATATGGTTTCATCGACAATGAAGAGAAAGAGCTGTTCAACATCTTGCTGAAGGCCAGCAAAATAGGTCCGAAATCCGCCATGAAGATCTTGTCTTCCGCTTCTCCTTCGAGAATAAAACACATAATTTCCTCGAAAAACGTAGCCGAGCTATCTTCACTTCCGGGAATTGGGAAGAAGACCGCCGAGAGAATGATAGTTGAGATAGCCTCTTTAATAGAAACATCGGAAATAGAAAGTGGAGATGAAGTGCCAGCCGTACAGCGTTCCCAGGGTGAAGAGGCGATGGTCGCACTGACATCCCTCGGTTTCGATGAAAACCAGGCCAGGAAGGTCGTTGTCAAGATCTTGAAAGAGAACAAAGAGATTGATACCCAGGAGTTGCTCAAGAGGGCCCTCAAAGAAATAAGAAAGTAG
- a CDS encoding folylpolyglutamate synthase/dihydrofolate synthase family protein, with amino-acid sequence MKTYSEAIHYLYNSRPYGKIKYGLYRIRELLELLGNPQESYPIVHITGTNGKGSVAEITRSILTSHGFKTGLNISPHITTFRERIQVDGRDISEEDVCKTLRKLQPFLAKMDRKGEEYAPSFFEVVTAMSFLHFKEQKCDAVVLEVGLGGRFDASNVIASSLVSVITSVGLDHTAILGDSEEKIAREKSGIIKVNSPVVSGITRPAIRRIVSETAGRLDAPTFFYQRDFDAYGREYAINNNTFDYRGDKTIRNLRIRLNGEHQIANAAIAIKTTEIGLEKMGNEVDERCLREALVNVRWPGRFEVFSINSKTVVLDGAHNPEAAKVLRKTVERYFPKEKVTLLFGSLDDKDYESNIRTLSKITDRVVVCRVPNHRSVHPERVADTWRKYCSFVDLVESHEAAFETALSTSEKILVCGSLYLVSEIRNSLTGVKESAGRH; translated from the coding sequence ATGAAAACATACTCAGAAGCTATCCATTATCTATACAATTCGAGACCTTATGGAAAGATCAAGTATGGTCTATACAGAATCAGAGAGCTTCTGGAACTTCTCGGGAATCCCCAAGAATCATATCCTATAGTGCATATAACTGGCACAAACGGAAAGGGAAGCGTTGCCGAAATTACGAGATCGATCCTAACGTCTCATGGTTTTAAGACCGGGCTGAATATCTCGCCTCACATAACGACTTTCAGAGAAAGGATCCAGGTCGACGGACGCGATATTTCCGAAGAAGATGTCTGTAAAACTCTTAGAAAACTCCAGCCCTTTCTCGCGAAGATGGACAGAAAGGGAGAGGAGTATGCCCCCAGTTTCTTTGAAGTAGTGACTGCAATGAGCTTCTTGCATTTTAAAGAACAGAAGTGCGACGCCGTAGTCCTCGAGGTCGGGCTTGGAGGTAGATTCGATGCAAGCAATGTTATTGCTTCCTCCCTTGTTTCGGTTATTACCAGCGTTGGATTGGATCACACTGCAATTCTCGGCGATTCCGAAGAAAAAATAGCAAGAGAGAAATCGGGAATCATCAAGGTCAATAGCCCGGTAGTATCTGGAATCACGAGACCGGCAATCAGGAGAATTGTTTCCGAAACGGCCGGAAGACTTGATGCTCCAACCTTCTTCTACCAGAGGGATTTCGACGCGTACGGAAGAGAGTACGCTATAAATAACAACACTTTCGACTATCGTGGAGACAAGACGATTCGAAATCTTCGGATCAGACTCAATGGAGAGCACCAGATTGCAAACGCGGCCATTGCAATAAAGACCACGGAAATTGGACTGGAAAAAATGGGCAATGAAGTGGATGAGAGGTGCTTGAGAGAAGCTTTGGTAAATGTCCGCTGGCCCGGGAGATTCGAGGTCTTCAGTATAAACTCGAAAACTGTTGTGCTTGACGGCGCCCATAATCCCGAGGCCGCTAAAGTTCTCAGAAAGACTGTGGAGAGGTATTTTCCCAAAGAAAAGGTTACGCTTCTTTTTGGAAGCCTGGACGATAAGGATTATGAGAGCAACATCAGAACGCTTTCGAAGATCACAGACAGAGTTGTCGTATGCAGAGTGCCAAATCACAGAAGCGTTCATCCCGAAAGAGTAGCCGATACGTGGAGAAAGTATTGTTCATTCGTGGATCTCGTCGAGTCTCACGAGGCAGCTTTTGAGACGGCTCTAAGTACTTCGGAAAAGATTCTCGTTTGTGGTTCTCTCTATCTCGTTAGCGAGATAAGAAACAGCCTGACTGGAGTGAAGGAAAGTGCTGGAAGGCATTGA
- a CDS encoding valine--tRNA ligase, with product MEELSTRYNPSDLEEKWYSRWKEGGYFEPRGTGEPFTIMIPPPNITAPLHMGHALNLVIQDIIIRFKRMKGFKALWVPGEDHAGIATQNAVEKDLAKKGTNREELGREKFLEATWNWTAEYRQRIREQIEAMGCSVDWSRERFTMDDGLSEAVRKSFVDLYKQGLIYRGKYIVNWCPRCATVLSDEEVEHEDEKGAFYHIKYPIKGSEEYVVIATTRPETMLADTAVAVYPSDERYEGIAGKTVILPLMNREIPIIQDRYVDPSFGTGALKVTPAHDPNDFQIGLRHGLEVIEVIDKDARINENGGKYRGLDRYEARKQVVKDLEEQGFLIKVEPMVHAVGRCYRCETIVEPSLSDQWYVKVGPLAKRAIEAVEQGDVVFFPETWKKVYLNWMHEIRDWCISRQLWWGHRVPVWYCDDCNEIIVEEHDPEFCPRCGSRKLRQDEDVLDTWFSSQLWPFTTLGWPEKTSDLKAFYPTSVLVTAFDIIFFWVARMIMAGYHFMGDKPFDHVYITRLIRDKNGRKMSKSLGNGIDPLDVIEEHGTDAMRFTLAILAAQNHDIKLDVRFFDTYKKFANKIWNASRFVFLNMEGFEKMEIDETKLAVEDRWIMSRLAKSVTAVESSIDVYDFPTASKTIYSFFWNEFCDWYIESIKPRLNRGAEDRAVAQNVLIKILDASLRMLHPFMPYITEEIWQRLPGSEGLLISSEWPEFDESDFDDASENEFSRIMEIVRGIRNVKAEMNIPPSSKTDVYCLGREIDSEVLKLVSHLSNSNEIGRRDEKTSGSVSAWADNENTLYVVLGEIDTEAEIQRLQGKLEKERNDLTRTKSKLENKSFVDNAPEEVVNENRERLSISQDNILRIEKIIEDLR from the coding sequence ATGGAGGAGCTGAGCACCAGATACAATCCTTCTGACCTTGAGGAGAAGTGGTACTCTCGTTGGAAGGAAGGCGGCTATTTCGAACCAAGAGGAACGGGTGAACCATTTACGATAATGATTCCACCTCCAAATATCACAGCCCCCCTTCACATGGGACACGCCCTGAATCTCGTTATTCAGGACATTATAATCCGCTTCAAGAGAATGAAAGGATTCAAGGCGCTGTGGGTTCCCGGTGAGGATCACGCAGGTATCGCGACTCAGAACGCTGTCGAGAAGGACCTCGCCAAAAAGGGAACGAATCGCGAAGAACTGGGTAGAGAGAAGTTCCTCGAGGCTACCTGGAACTGGACTGCTGAATACAGACAGCGAATCCGCGAGCAGATAGAAGCAATGGGCTGCTCGGTTGACTGGTCCAGGGAGAGATTCACTATGGATGACGGGCTGAGCGAAGCCGTAAGAAAGTCCTTTGTCGATCTCTACAAGCAAGGGCTTATTTACCGTGGAAAATACATAGTGAACTGGTGTCCGAGATGTGCAACAGTTCTGTCCGACGAAGAAGTCGAGCATGAAGATGAAAAGGGAGCCTTCTATCATATAAAGTACCCTATAAAGGGTAGCGAAGAATACGTTGTAATCGCAACTACTCGGCCCGAGACAATGCTTGCGGATACGGCAGTCGCGGTCTACCCTTCCGACGAACGATATGAGGGTATTGCAGGCAAGACGGTTATTCTGCCGCTAATGAACAGAGAGATTCCGATAATTCAGGACAGGTATGTAGATCCATCCTTTGGAACCGGAGCCCTAAAGGTAACACCGGCTCACGATCCCAATGATTTTCAGATAGGCCTGCGACATGGTCTGGAAGTGATCGAGGTAATCGATAAAGATGCAAGGATTAACGAGAATGGCGGGAAGTATAGAGGCCTCGACAGATACGAAGCGAGGAAACAGGTCGTCAAAGATCTCGAGGAACAGGGCTTCCTGATAAAAGTCGAACCCATGGTGCATGCCGTCGGAAGATGCTATCGCTGCGAGACCATAGTTGAACCCTCGCTTTCCGATCAATGGTATGTCAAAGTTGGGCCGCTTGCAAAAAGGGCTATAGAGGCTGTCGAGCAAGGAGACGTAGTCTTCTTTCCCGAAACTTGGAAGAAGGTATATTTGAACTGGATGCACGAAATTCGCGACTGGTGTATCTCGCGCCAGTTGTGGTGGGGCCACAGGGTTCCCGTATGGTATTGTGATGATTGCAACGAGATAATAGTTGAAGAACATGATCCCGAATTCTGTCCCAGGTGCGGCTCCAGAAAGCTGAGACAGGATGAAGATGTTCTGGATACCTGGTTCTCTTCACAGCTGTGGCCATTTACCACTCTGGGCTGGCCAGAAAAGACATCCGATCTGAAAGCTTTTTATCCAACGAGTGTTCTGGTAACGGCCTTCGATATCATCTTCTTCTGGGTGGCAAGGATGATAATGGCCGGGTACCACTTCATGGGAGATAAGCCTTTTGATCATGTCTATATCACTCGTTTAATCAGAGACAAAAACGGAAGAAAGATGTCAAAGTCACTGGGAAACGGCATCGACCCACTTGATGTAATAGAGGAACACGGTACGGATGCCATGCGTTTCACACTTGCCATTCTTGCGGCCCAGAATCACGATATCAAACTCGATGTAAGATTCTTTGATACTTACAAGAAGTTCGCCAACAAGATCTGGAACGCCTCGAGGTTTGTCTTCCTTAACATGGAGGGTTTCGAAAAGATGGAGATCGATGAAACGAAGCTAGCTGTGGAGGACCGCTGGATAATGTCCCGATTGGCGAAATCTGTGACGGCAGTCGAAAGCTCAATCGACGTCTATGATTTCCCGACAGCCTCCAAGACGATCTATTCTTTCTTCTGGAATGAATTCTGTGATTGGTACATTGAAAGTATAAAACCGAGACTGAACAGAGGAGCCGAAGATCGAGCTGTAGCGCAGAATGTTCTCATTAAGATCCTAGACGCCTCTTTGAGAATGCTTCATCCCTTCATGCCGTACATAACCGAAGAAATCTGGCAGAGACTCCCTGGTTCCGAAGGCTTGCTGATCTCTTCTGAATGGCCGGAGTTCGATGAGTCGGATTTCGACGATGCTTCAGAAAACGAGTTTTCGAGGATCATGGAAATAGTGAGAGGAATCAGAAACGTTAAGGCGGAGATGAATATTCCTCCCTCCTCGAAGACCGATGTCTACTGTCTCGGAAGAGAGATTGATTCAGAAGTCCTGAAGCTTGTATCTCATCTATCGAATTCAAATGAGATTGGCCGGAGAGATGAAAAGACCTCGGGAAGCGTTTCAGCCTGGGCAGATAATGAAAATACGCTTTATGTAGTATTGGGTGAGATTGACACCGAGGCTGAAATCCAGAGATTACAGGGAAAACTCGAGAAGGAGAGAAACGATCTTACCCGAACCAAATCGAAGCTTGAAAACAAGAGCTTTGTCGACAATGCTCCTGAAGAAGTTGTCAATGAGAACAGAGAAAGACTTTCGATAAGTCAAGACAACATTCTCAGGATCGAGAAGATTATCGAAGACCTAAGATGA
- a CDS encoding MGMT family protein gives MENERVSVYRRIYDMVRRIPSGRVATYGQIAALVGGCSARMVGYAMAGVSDETIPWQRVINARGRISIRDPNGYSLQKAILEREGIDFDESDSVDLSVFGWEGPI, from the coding sequence ATGGAAAACGAGAGAGTCTCGGTCTACAGAAGAATCTACGACATGGTAAGAAGGATTCCATCGGGAAGAGTTGCGACCTACGGCCAGATTGCCGCGCTGGTGGGTGGATGCTCTGCAAGGATGGTTGGATACGCCATGGCGGGAGTATCAGATGAGACTATTCCATGGCAGAGAGTGATAAATGCACGAGGAAGAATAAGCATAAGGGATCCGAACGGCTACTCCCTTCAGAAGGCAATCCTCGAAAGAGAGGGGATCGACTTCGATGAAAGCGATTCAGTGGACCTTTCCGTCTTTGGCTGGGAGGGACCGATTTAG
- the murJ gene encoding murein biosynthesis integral membrane protein MurJ: MKRIPRSTSVAAGTIAILTFSILSKGMGFFREMLVAGLFGTSANLDAVFVAMTPATTLSGIIAGALAAIFVPVYHSIRKEDPERSRRYAGAVLISGSLVFLTMGVVFLLIPELVIKLFAPGFSDEVVAYAARKLRYLSIYPLIGGIESILGAILKSNRRFIQYGISQLFFNVIAIPVIFFTAPFLSEASYILAWILGNAITVLAYLLQSRELFTLRIGRGTSIVETLYLSLPLIFSGSLGVINNMVDKAFVSLLPPGRVASLQYAHTLLGLITFTISAFQMTAYTELSELIVADDKDRVKERLRKTVTTSLNISLPLAAWIIMMAEPLVRIIYQRGEFDSNSTSLVSMALIGYGALIVLSPISHTCSSYFTARKRLKAITMVSVFSIFLNAFFDWLMLEPFGHAGIAASTSIVVLNATIIYVLLIRREGLNFMPYKRIIKLVGFSIAVYLVVLLLRFKTGTTLWLLLGNGLFFSLFFISAKSEIRAISSKIMSLFKRK, translated from the coding sequence ATGAAAAGGATTCCTAGGTCAACTTCGGTCGCGGCAGGCACTATAGCGATTCTTACCTTTTCGATTTTGTCGAAGGGTATGGGTTTTTTCAGAGAGATGCTCGTCGCCGGATTGTTTGGAACGTCTGCAAATCTAGATGCAGTATTCGTCGCTATGACTCCGGCTACAACGCTTTCCGGGATAATTGCAGGAGCACTTGCGGCCATTTTCGTCCCGGTATATCATTCAATCAGAAAGGAAGACCCGGAAAGATCAAGAAGATATGCGGGAGCTGTTCTCATTTCTGGTTCACTCGTATTTCTGACGATGGGAGTTGTCTTTCTTCTTATTCCTGAACTGGTTATAAAGCTTTTCGCTCCCGGCTTTTCCGACGAAGTGGTGGCCTATGCAGCCAGAAAGCTGAGATATCTGTCTATCTACCCATTGATTGGCGGAATTGAGAGCATACTGGGCGCGATTCTGAAATCGAACAGAAGGTTCATCCAATACGGTATTTCACAGCTATTTTTCAACGTAATTGCGATTCCGGTCATATTTTTCACCGCCCCGTTTCTTTCCGAAGCATCATACATACTGGCCTGGATACTCGGAAACGCGATTACTGTGTTGGCTTACCTGCTTCAATCAAGAGAGCTATTCACTCTCAGGATTGGTAGAGGAACATCGATTGTGGAAACACTGTATCTTAGCCTTCCGCTAATTTTTTCCGGAAGTCTGGGTGTGATAAACAACATGGTGGACAAGGCTTTCGTTTCGCTCCTTCCGCCTGGCCGGGTTGCTTCTTTACAGTATGCGCACACGCTTCTCGGATTGATCACTTTCACGATATCTGCCTTTCAAATGACTGCATACACCGAACTATCAGAGCTCATAGTCGCAGACGACAAAGACAGAGTGAAAGAGCGACTGAGGAAAACCGTTACAACTTCTCTGAATATATCTCTTCCTCTCGCGGCCTGGATTATCATGATGGCCGAGCCTCTTGTGAGGATAATCTACCAGCGAGGGGAGTTTGACTCGAATTCCACAAGCCTTGTGAGCATGGCTCTTATCGGTTATGGAGCGCTAATAGTGCTTTCCCCGATCTCCCATACTTGCTCGAGCTATTTCACGGCAAGAAAGAGATTGAAGGCGATTACTATGGTATCTGTGTTCTCAATCTTTTTGAATGCTTTTTTTGACTGGCTTATGCTTGAACCTTTCGGTCACGCAGGTATCGCTGCAAGCACTTCGATTGTGGTCCTAAATGCCACAATCATCTATGTTCTGCTCATTAGAAGAGAGGGCCTGAATTTCATGCCCTACAAACGAATAATCAAGCTTGTTGGATTCTCGATTGCTGTTTATCTTGTCGTTCTTCTTCTGAGGTTCAAAACAGGCACGACACTCTGGCTCCTTCTGGGAAATGGTCTTTTCTTCTCTTTGTTCTTCATTAGTGCAAAGAGTGAGATTAGAGCAATCTCATCAAAGATCATGTCGCTTTTCAAAAGAAAGTGA
- a CDS encoding NAD(P)/FAD-dependent oxidoreductase — MRDVVIIGAGPAGLFAGISCTTMGRNVTIIEKTSSPGKKLLLSGGGQCNLTNDEPTAAMLKRYFGAGRFLKPSLMAFDSDRLRDFFEQRGLPLFSREDGKVFPATYSARDVLEVLLGECEKQGIQIRYGCGARGIELTPSGRFKLSTQAGEIDADYLVIAAGGKSYQETGSSGDGYFLAEMLGHSIVPPRPALTSVSIKDFALSDLAGISLKEADVTLWRNQKKLTGRSEDLLFTHEGFSGPAILHLSREAEPEDIIKLNISGLPREKLEAKLIELFTNEGKKLVKTALNSLLDIPDRLLTKIVEISGVAQRSCSELKKEERKALIKNLFESSYVIESIGDFSQAMVTRGGVSLSEVNPKTMESRLVANLFFSGEVLDFDGETGGYNLQAAFSTGYLAGKTIKVKTSRE; from the coding sequence ATGAGAGATGTAGTGATAATCGGCGCCGGCCCCGCCGGACTCTTCGCGGGAATAAGCTGCACTACGATGGGAAGAAACGTGACTATTATTGAGAAGACAAGTTCACCGGGAAAGAAGCTTCTGCTCTCCGGCGGAGGACAATGCAACTTGACAAATGATGAACCAACAGCTGCCATGCTCAAGAGATATTTCGGTGCGGGAAGATTTTTGAAACCTTCATTGATGGCCTTTGATTCAGATAGATTGAGAGATTTCTTCGAACAGAGAGGGCTGCCGCTTTTCAGCAGGGAGGATGGCAAGGTCTTTCCGGCCACATACTCTGCAAGAGATGTTCTTGAAGTGCTTCTCGGCGAGTGCGAGAAACAGGGAATACAGATCAGATACGGCTGCGGAGCAAGGGGAATCGAACTGACTCCTTCAGGTCGGTTTAAGCTCAGCACTCAAGCTGGTGAGATAGACGCAGATTATCTGGTGATCGCTGCCGGAGGAAAGAGCTATCAAGAGACGGGCTCTTCGGGGGACGGTTACTTCTTGGCAGAAATGCTTGGCCACAGCATTGTCCCGCCCAGGCCAGCGCTCACCTCAGTTTCAATTAAGGATTTCGCATTGTCAGATCTGGCCGGAATCTCTCTGAAAGAAGCAGACGTCACGTTGTGGAGAAATCAGAAGAAGTTAACCGGTCGGAGTGAAGACCTTCTCTTCACCCATGAGGGTTTTTCGGGGCCGGCAATTCTCCATCTTTCCAGAGAAGCGGAACCCGAAGACATCATAAAGTTGAACATTAGCGGTCTCCCACGTGAGAAACTCGAAGCCAAACTTATCGAGCTCTTCACCAACGAAGGCAAGAAGCTTGTAAAGACTGCTCTGAATTCCTTGCTGGACATCCCCGACAGACTCCTCACGAAGATCGTGGAAATCTCAGGGGTCGCTCAAAGATCATGTTCAGAACTGAAAAAAGAGGAGAGAAAGGCGTTGATTAAAAACCTCTTCGAGTCAAGTTACGTTATAGAATCAATCGGAGACTTTTCTCAGGCGATGGTTACAAGAGGAGGAGTCTCCTTATCAGAAGTCAATCCTAAGACAATGGAATCTAGACTCGTTGCCAATCTCTTCTTTTCGGGAGAAGTTCTGGATTTCGATGGCGAGACGGGAGGCTACAATCTCCAGGCGGCCTTCTCGACGGGTTATTTGGCCGGCAAGACGATCAAGGTCAAGACGTCAAGAGAGTGA
- a CDS encoding cob(I)yrinic acid a,c-diamide adenosyltransferase — protein sequence MSISTGTGDGGETSLWSGERIEKDSERVEAYGTIDELSSFLGEAKHFSREEVAHHLVKIQRSLFKAAGQLASKDIDYVEPIEEADVQVLTDLVHRYESEVKLEGFVIPGSTVASSKLDICRTVARRAERRVIALSRTEKIDSVLLKYINRLSDLLFMLARYEEYKAGKIVYKRDVK from the coding sequence CTGAGTATAAGTACTGGGACCGGTGATGGAGGGGAAACGAGCCTCTGGAGTGGAGAAAGAATAGAGAAAGACAGCGAACGTGTTGAAGCGTATGGAACGATAGACGAGTTGAGCTCTTTTCTCGGCGAAGCTAAGCATTTCTCCAGAGAAGAAGTCGCCCATCATCTGGTCAAGATTCAGCGTTCTCTATTCAAGGCCGCCGGCCAGCTGGCTTCAAAAGATATTGATTATGTTGAGCCGATTGAAGAGGCCGATGTCCAAGTGCTTACTGATCTCGTACACAGATACGAGTCGGAAGTAAAACTCGAGGGATTCGTGATCCCAGGAAGCACTGTTGCCTCCTCGAAGCTTGACATTTGTAGAACTGTAGCCAGAAGGGCTGAAAGGCGGGTAATTGCGCTCTCGAGAACCGAAAAGATCGACAGCGTCTTACTTAAATATATCAACAGGCTTTCCGATCTTCTCTTCATGCTTGCAAGGTATGAAGAGTATAAGGCAGGTAAGATTGTCTACAAGAGAGATGTGAAGTAA
- a CDS encoding protein O-GlcNAcase: protein MYFEIRGVVEGFYGTPWAMEKRREIMKFLGEHKYNLYIYAPKDDQLHRKRWRNMYDEDFKSEFSKLVVEGSSWGVTVAFSVSPGLAVKYSSDSDVDIMISKFIEMANVGVRSFALFYDDIPETLVHEEDIREFTSLAQAQSFFANTVYRSLKRKVENISSFIVCPTHYHGKEITEYMRTLGKELDRDISIMWTGPGICSERISAENARLAEMAFERKPLFWDNYPVNDAFMVPELHVGPYEGRDPEIVEHSEGIVLNPMIQPCASKIALCSAAEFLSDPYGFEVEESWSRAVKEIAPSCEEEMKIFCEYYLMSPIHRGHSKRLVDTRDSLALLISQNRWSQVQELLMQEAKRISESAEVLKETLPTSLMEEIEPWILEFSLWGKVLRAAAEIVSARLLMFAQTVTEEEISESHDLCIEAESALCELVKADTLSGGTLFRESIHEILVRVKGFTKLLLN, encoded by the coding sequence ATGTATTTTGAGATTAGGGGCGTTGTTGAGGGATTCTACGGCACCCCCTGGGCAATGGAGAAGAGGCGAGAGATCATGAAGTTTTTGGGAGAGCACAAGTACAATCTTTACATATACGCTCCGAAAGACGATCAGCTCCACAGGAAGAGATGGCGAAATATGTACGACGAGGATTTCAAAAGCGAGTTCTCAAAATTGGTCGTTGAAGGTTCGTCGTGGGGGGTAACCGTTGCATTTTCCGTCAGCCCTGGACTTGCCGTGAAATACTCTAGCGATTCAGATGTCGATATCATGATTTCGAAGTTCATTGAAATGGCAAATGTTGGAGTTCGTTCTTTTGCGCTTTTCTACGATGATATTCCAGAGACTCTTGTCCATGAAGAGGACATTAGGGAGTTCACTTCCCTTGCACAGGCCCAATCCTTCTTCGCAAATACGGTGTACAGATCGCTTAAAAGGAAAGTAGAAAATATTTCCAGCTTCATTGTGTGTCCGACTCATTACCACGGCAAAGAGATCACCGAATACATGCGAACGCTCGGCAAAGAACTCGACAGAGATATCTCGATCATGTGGACAGGGCCCGGTATCTGTTCGGAAAGAATTTCTGCTGAAAATGCCAGGTTGGCCGAAATGGCATTCGAGAGAAAGCCTTTATTCTGGGATAATTATCCCGTAAACGATGCGTTCATGGTCCCCGAGCTGCATGTCGGTCCTTATGAAGGAAGAGATCCCGAGATTGTTGAACACAGTGAAGGAATTGTGCTGAATCCAATGATCCAGCCCTGCGCATCTAAGATAGCTCTCTGCTCGGCTGCCGAATTCCTTTCAGATCCTTATGGATTTGAAGTCGAAGAATCCTGGTCTCGTGCTGTCAAGGAGATCGCTCCGTCGTGCGAAGAAGAGATGAAGATCTTCTGTGAATACTATCTAATGAGTCCCATTCATCGAGGCCACTCGAAGAGGCTTGTTGATACTCGAGACTCTTTAGCGCTTCTGATATCTCAGAACAGATGGTCACAAGTGCAAGAACTACTCATGCAAGAGGCGAAGAGGATTTCTGAATCGGCCGAGGTTCTTAAGGAGACGCTGCCAACCAGTTTGATGGAAGAAATCGAACCATGGATTCTTGAATTCTCACTTTGGGGAAAGGTACTTCGTGCCGCGGCAGAAATAGTATCAGCAAGACTTCTTATGTTTGCACAGACTGTAACAGAAGAAGAGATTTCCGAAAGCCATGATTTGTGCATCGAAGCAGAATCTGCTCTTTGCGAATTAGTGAAGGCTGACACGCTTTCGGGAGGGACTCTCTTCAGAGAGTCAATTCATGAGATTCTAGTAAGGGTAAAAGGCTTCACGAAACTTCTCCTGAACTAG
- a CDS encoding DegV family protein: MKIGLVTDNTCNLTPEEVQKYDVRIVSLYINRGGKYSKSVDLDLDKYYEELGSASELPSTSQPSPQDFIEVFEEALKTYEVLIVPVLSGKLSGTSVSATIAAGDFEQPIHVVDSQLIADGTGLLVKNLGDMIQKGASIEELVEYASNFHNKTRTFCSTDDLSYLQKGGRIGKAKALMGNLLKMKPLIQLDEGELKPVENVRGNKKLLESLVSHVLKEIPPENLRRVRVLTIWRKEDAVAAEKMFREEAPGAEIESRIIEPVIGTHLGPQGIGIVSEMK; this comes from the coding sequence ATGAAAATAGGTCTGGTCACCGATAATACGTGTAATTTGACCCCTGAGGAGGTACAGAAATACGATGTTCGAATCGTTTCGCTGTATATCAATAGAGGTGGCAAGTACTCTAAATCTGTTGATCTCGATCTAGACAAATATTACGAGGAGTTGGGTTCTGCCTCTGAACTGCCCAGTACCTCACAACCTTCTCCCCAAGACTTCATAGAAGTTTTTGAGGAGGCACTCAAGACATACGAGGTTTTGATAGTCCCCGTTCTCTCTGGTAAATTGAGTGGCACAAGCGTTTCCGCAACTATTGCCGCAGGAGATTTTGAACAGCCCATACATGTAGTCGATTCGCAGCTGATAGCCGATGGAACGGGACTGCTTGTGAAAAACCTCGGTGACATGATTCAAAAGGGCGCTTCCATTGAAGAGCTAGTCGAATACGCTTCAAACTTCCACAACAAGACCAGAACATTCTGTTCAACTGATGATTTAAGTTACTTGCAGAAGGGTGGAAGGATTGGAAAGGCCAAAGCTCTGATGGGAAACCTATTGAAGATGAAGCCGCTAATCCAGCTTGACGAGGGCGAGCTTAAACCTGTAGAAAACGTCAGAGGGAATAAGAAATTGCTTGAAAGCCTTGTTAGCCACGTTCTCAAAGAGATTCCACCCGAGAATCTCCGAAGAGTGAGAGTGCTGACGATTTGGAGAAAGGAAGATGCTGTAGCCGCAGAGAAGATGTTCCGTGAAGAGGCTCCCGGAGCAGAAATCGAAAGCAGGATTATTGAGCCGGTAATCGGTACTCATCTCGGCCCTCAAGGAATCGGTATAGTCAGCGAAATGAAGTAA